One region of Chlorogloeopsis sp. ULAP01 genomic DNA includes:
- a CDS encoding WecB/TagA/CpsF family glycosyltransferase: MKRVRVLNIEISNLTLQEVLQSLKSGIVFTPNVDHLIRLQHDCEFFNVYNIADYKLCDSKILIYASRFLGKSIQERIAGSDFFPAFCNYHKDNHQIKIFLLGGVNGVAAIAQERINSKLERNIVVDSYSPSWGFENNEQECQKIIELINSSGATVLAVGVGSPKQEKWIYKYRNQLPNVKIFMAIGTTINFEAGKLKRAPKWMREVGLEWLYRLILEPKRLWKRYLVDDIPFLWLILKQKLNLYKMPFVQKHISELYESS, translated from the coding sequence ATGAAGAGAGTGAGAGTATTAAATATCGAAATTAGCAATCTAACATTACAGGAAGTATTGCAAAGTCTAAAATCTGGTATTGTGTTTACACCTAATGTAGACCATTTAATTAGGTTGCAACATGATTGTGAGTTTTTTAATGTTTATAACATTGCTGACTATAAATTATGTGATAGTAAGATTCTAATTTATGCATCTCGTTTTTTAGGTAAATCAATACAAGAGCGAATCGCAGGTTCCGATTTTTTTCCTGCCTTTTGTAATTATCACAAAGATAATCATCAAATTAAAATCTTTTTATTAGGAGGAGTTAATGGTGTTGCTGCAATAGCTCAAGAGCGAATTAATAGTAAGTTAGAAAGGAATATTGTTGTAGATTCTTACTCTCCATCCTGGGGATTTGAGAACAATGAGCAAGAGTGTCAGAAAATTATTGAATTGATTAATAGCTCTGGTGCAACAGTATTAGCAGTTGGAGTTGGCTCACCAAAACAAGAAAAATGGATTTATAAATACAGAAATCAACTACCAAATGTCAAAATCTTTATGGCAATAGGTACGACTATCAATTTTGAAGCAGGCAAACTTAAAAGAGCTCCAAAATGGATGAGAGAAGTAGGATTAGAGTGGTTATATAGATTAATTTTAGAGCCAAAAAGATTGTGGAAGAGATACTTGGTAGATGATATACCCTTTTTGTGGTTGATTCTCAAACAAAAACTGAATTTATATAAAATGCCATTTGTTCAAAAGCACATTTCTGAATTATATGAAAGCTCATAG
- a CDS encoding transposase, with protein sequence MKAYSLDLRQKILEIYKKEKISQRQLAKRFGVSKSFVQSLLRRYRKEGTVAKKPHGGGKPRLLTSTQIEELRQLVTENKDATLDELCELLYQKIQVKVSRSTMGRILQQMNLKRKKKPSTPVNTTLEAKMEIFV encoded by the coding sequence ATGAAAGCTTACTCATTAGATTTACGGCAAAAAATTCTTGAAATCTACAAAAAAGAGAAGATTTCACAACGTCAGTTGGCTAAACGCTTTGGTGTTAGCAAAAGCTTCGTGCAATCGCTGCTTAGACGCTATCGAAAAGAAGGAACGGTAGCTAAAAAACCGCATGGTGGAGGCAAACCAAGACTGTTGACTTCAACACAGATAGAGGAACTAAGACAATTAGTAACTGAAAACAAGGATGCTACTTTAGATGAGTTGTGCGAACTTCTATATCAAAAAATACAAGTAAAAGTCAGTCGTTCCACTATGGGACGTATACTACAGCAGATGAACTTAAAACGTAAAAAAAAACCTTCTACACCAGTGAATACAACCTTAGAAGCTAAGATGGAAATATTCGTATAA
- a CDS encoding SH3 domain-containing protein, with product MQLKNLVTACIAGFIFGVGSWSAIMAGETGVVTSRHLNIRTGPGTEYRSIFILREGDRVEIVEQKGDWAKIIGELGGEGWVETAYLSMQNPGENSSESDDNNVIQGLW from the coding sequence ATGCAACTCAAAAATTTAGTTACTGCCTGTATTGCAGGATTTATATTTGGTGTAGGTTCATGGTCTGCTATTATGGCTGGCGAGACTGGTGTTGTAACCTCACGTCACCTAAATATACGCACTGGCCCAGGTACAGAATATCGTTCAATTTTTATTCTCAGAGAGGGCGATCGCGTGGAAATTGTCGAGCAAAAAGGTGACTGGGCAAAAATCATTGGTGAACTGGGTGGAGAAGGTTGGGTGGAAACTGCCTACTTATCTATGCAAAATCCTGGGGAGAACTCTTCTGAATCTGATGATAATAATGTTATTCAAGGATTATGGTAA
- a CDS encoding pentapeptide repeat-containing protein: MDANELIRRYAAGERDFTAVNLANAKLIGANLVGINLYAADLSGANLAKAKLWGANLSGANLAKANLTRTNLSGAKLVDANLRGARLHYTKLFEANLTGACYDDSTKFSWGFDPMSKNMRKI; encoded by the coding sequence ATGGATGCCAATGAATTAATTCGGCGTTATGCCGCAGGAGAAAGAGATTTCACCGCAGTCAATTTAGCTAATGCCAAGTTAATTGGAGCAAATTTAGTTGGCATCAATTTGTATGCAGCAGATTTGAGTGGTGCTAACCTAGCTAAAGCTAAACTATGGGGAGCAAATTTGAGTGGAGCTAACCTGGCGAAAGCAAATTTAACTAGAACTAACCTCAGTGGTGCAAAGTTAGTAGACGCGAATCTGCGCGGAGCAAGGTTACATTATACTAAGCTATTTGAAGCGAATTTAACAGGAGCTTGCTACGACGACAGCACCAAATTTTCTTGGGGATTTGATCCAATGAGCAAAAATATGCGAAAGATTTAA
- a CDS encoding phosphotransferase — MENSQNSRLSKQDAIALLDAWLFVDGVIVQPTNEGTVNTTYFVKTQAGNFVFKLYNDSTTTAQIQYEHLLLTHLKKLNLSFAVPAPIPTASGETLLVVNRDDCSLRVALLPLILGNKSDRTNLTHTYAVGKALGELHHVLAGFDIEGQMAQLPAWGDLYHIHPLVPDPFEVPRLLELPLTQQQRVIKILTEVLEAAPSLYKMLPVQTTHADFLSPNVLLANNRVVGILDFEFATSDLRLIDYIAAVDHFTRSPGQEAPRWEFIKAFSTGYAEYISLSQLEVEALTLVWRLQQASCIVYWTGWLLERKVTYQSVLDGVARMLVLENWLAENTAQLMSDLAARFN, encoded by the coding sequence ATGGAAAATTCTCAAAACTCGCGGTTGTCGAAGCAAGATGCGATCGCACTACTTGATGCATGGTTATTTGTTGATGGTGTGATAGTGCAACCAACAAATGAAGGTACAGTTAACACAACTTATTTTGTGAAGACGCAGGCAGGCAATTTTGTCTTCAAGTTGTATAACGATTCCACAACCACTGCTCAAATTCAGTACGAACACTTGTTACTAACCCATCTGAAAAAATTGAATTTGTCGTTTGCTGTTCCGGCTCCAATCCCAACCGCATCGGGTGAAACACTGCTTGTGGTTAATCGAGATGACTGCTCGTTGCGAGTTGCTCTGCTGCCATTGATTTTAGGAAATAAGAGCGATCGCACCAATCTTACTCACACCTACGCTGTTGGTAAGGCGTTGGGAGAACTGCATCATGTCTTGGCTGGGTTTGATATAGAGGGGCAGATGGCTCAGTTACCTGCGTGGGGGGATCTATATCACATTCATCCATTAGTGCCAGATCCATTTGAAGTACCACGGTTACTTGAATTACCACTAACACAGCAACAACGAGTTATCAAAATTTTAACTGAAGTTCTGGAGGCTGCACCTAGCCTATACAAAATGCTTCCAGTTCAGACAACTCATGCAGATTTTCTGTCTCCCAATGTTTTGCTAGCAAACAACCGTGTAGTTGGGATTTTGGACTTCGAGTTTGCTACTTCAGACTTACGGTTAATAGACTATATTGCGGCAGTCGATCACTTTACGCGATCGCCTGGGCAGGAGGCACCTCGTTGGGAATTTATCAAAGCTTTTAGTACTGGCTATGCCGAATATATTTCTCTTTCACAATTGGAAGTAGAAGCACTAACATTAGTTTGGCGCTTGCAGCAGGCAAGTTGTATCGTTTATTGGACAGGGTGGTTACTTGAGAGAAAAGTGACTTACCAAAGTGTATTAGATGGAGTAGCGAGAATGCTGGTGCTAGAAAATTGGTTGGCAGAAAACACCGCTCAGTTAATGAGTGATTTAGCTGCGAGATTTAATTAA
- a CDS encoding HD domain-containing protein: MHTKAPLPIALLEGKKTLPIIEAYFEFNHLKQLYRQGWLRHGIEPKYCESVAEHSFSVALLALFLAEEYSLELDKTKVIRIALIHDLGEIYAGDFTPHDGIELAQKYQLEKQSILQVLGKLNKGLEWIALWEEYEQGETIEAQFIRQIDRLEMILQASVYEHQGLANLFEFFASANQKFAAPQLKAIFQMLEELRDK; encoded by the coding sequence ATGCATACAAAAGCTCCTTTACCTATTGCTCTTTTAGAAGGCAAGAAAACTCTGCCTATTATCGAAGCTTATTTTGAGTTTAATCACCTCAAACAACTTTATCGTCAGGGTTGGCTCAGACACGGTATAGAACCAAAGTATTGTGAGAGTGTTGCCGAACACTCATTTAGTGTTGCTTTGTTAGCTTTATTTTTAGCTGAGGAGTACTCATTGGAATTAGATAAAACAAAAGTAATTCGTATCGCTTTAATCCATGATTTGGGAGAAATCTATGCTGGTGATTTTACACCACATGATGGAATTGAATTAGCTCAAAAATATCAACTAGAAAAACAGTCGATATTGCAAGTATTAGGTAAACTTAACAAAGGATTAGAATGGATTGCTTTATGGGAAGAATACGAGCAGGGAGAGACTATTGAAGCACAATTTATTCGGCAAATTGACCGACTAGAGATGATTTTACAAGCAAGCGTCTACGAACATCAAGGATTAGCTAATTTATTTGAATTTTTTGCATCAGCTAATCAGAAATTTGCAGCACCGCAACTAAAAGCTATATTTCAAATGCTAGAAGAATTAAGAGATAAATAG
- the pepE gene encoding dipeptidase PepE, with translation MHKRLLLLSNSTNLGEDYLLYARQEIQKFLGASVKKVLFIPFAGVTLTFDAYTEKVGKVFKDIGYEIEAIHLADNDYQVIKQAEAIVIGGGNTFHLAHWLHKTQVIEIIKEIINNGIPYIGWSAGSNIACPTIKTTNDMPIIEPISFNGLNIVPFQINPHYTDAVIPNHNGETREARIREFLVVNPDIYVVGLKEGTMLKVESSSMKLVGNKTMRLFKFGEPIVEYDVNSNLDFLLDSQLAPRP, from the coding sequence ATGCACAAAAGATTATTATTGCTTAGTAACTCAACTAACCTTGGTGAAGATTATCTTTTGTATGCCCGCCAAGAAATTCAGAAATTTTTAGGAGCATCTGTTAAAAAAGTTTTGTTTATACCCTTTGCAGGTGTGACTTTAACTTTTGATGCATATACCGAAAAAGTTGGCAAAGTCTTTAAAGATATAGGTTATGAGATTGAAGCTATTCATCTAGCTGATAATGATTATCAAGTAATTAAACAAGCAGAAGCTATAGTTATTGGTGGTGGTAATACTTTTCACCTAGCTCACTGGCTACACAAAACCCAAGTTATCGAAATAATCAAAGAAATAATAAATAATGGAATACCTTATATTGGCTGGAGTGCAGGCTCAAATATCGCTTGTCCGACAATCAAAACCACCAACGATATGCCAATCATTGAGCCGATAAGTTTTAACGGATTAAATATAGTTCCTTTTCAGATCAATCCTCACTATACGGATGCAGTTATTCCCAATCACAACGGAGAAACAAGGGAAGCGAGAATAAGAGAATTTTTAGTTGTCAATCCTGATATTTATGTTGTGGGTTTAAAAGAAGGAACTATGTTAAAAGTTGAAAGTTCATCAATGAAATTAGTTGGCAATAAAACAATGCGTTTATTCAAGTTTGGAGAACCAATTGTTGAATATGATGTTAATTCCAATCTTGATTTTCTTTTAGACTCTCAACTTGCACCTCGCCCCTAA
- the phnD gene encoding phosphate/phosphite/phosphonate ABC transporter substrate-binding protein, whose translation MHLSLPKVSNKIFLVLAVMFAFLAPSCTVPESNTATSEQESLDSKDNKQKLKIGVLPTQSQAEQQRMIKPLDEYLEKELRQQVDFQIAKDYKEVVDWLVEEKIDMAYVGAVSYFEALERGAEVEPLVAPIDKYTGRPWYRAAIIVNKNSPIQTLQDLKGKRVAFVSKSSTSGYLMPLAALTKQGIKPERDFAQVIFPGTHAKTEAMLEDGLVDAVATNIPSYIKRQKIGKLTPENSRILWESAPVPHSPMLVSKKLPPELIKELKRAFLNTPAGMEDIVGTQAAGYTLVVASDYAPIEQLRVQLHLNSQGAK comes from the coding sequence ATGCATTTATCATTACCAAAAGTTTCTAATAAAATATTTCTTGTATTAGCTGTCATGTTTGCTTTCTTAGCTCCGAGCTGTACTGTTCCAGAATCTAACACAGCTACAAGCGAGCAAGAAAGTTTAGATAGTAAAGACAACAAGCAAAAACTCAAAATAGGAGTGTTACCAACTCAAAGTCAGGCAGAACAACAACGGATGATTAAACCGTTGGATGAATATCTAGAAAAAGAACTGAGACAACAGGTAGATTTCCAAATTGCCAAGGATTACAAAGAAGTAGTTGATTGGTTGGTAGAAGAGAAAATAGATATGGCTTATGTAGGAGCCGTGTCTTACTTTGAAGCACTGGAGCGGGGTGCAGAGGTTGAACCTTTAGTTGCTCCCATTGATAAATATACAGGAAGACCTTGGTATAGAGCTGCAATTATCGTCAACAAAAATAGTCCGATTCAGACGCTACAAGACTTGAAGGGTAAGCGAGTTGCATTTGTCAGTAAATCGTCTACATCTGGCTATCTCATGCCACTTGCAGCCTTGACAAAGCAAGGGATTAAACCTGAGCGTGACTTTGCCCAAGTTATCTTTCCTGGAACTCACGCCAAAACCGAAGCAATGCTCGAAGATGGGCTTGTCGATGCAGTTGCTACTAACATTCCTTCTTACATCAAACGGCAGAAAATTGGCAAGCTGACTCCCGAAAACTCCAGAATCCTTTGGGAGTCTGCTCCTGTTCCTCATTCACCCATGCTAGTTTCCAAAAAATTACCCCCAGAACTGATTAAAGAGTTAAAACGAGCATTCCTTAACACTCCCGCAGGCATGGAAGACATCGTCGGTACTCAAGCAGCTGGTTACACCTTGGTTGTGGCATCAGATTATGCACCGATTGAGCAACTGCGGGTACAACTTCATCTCAATTCTCAGGGGGCAAAATGA
- a CDS encoding ATP-binding protein — protein sequence MNISTKFIGASAFFVGLIAVVLGGSTIWRNQMETSAHKKLEQASRTIELAWKLEADVAYEVQALKDYVFLKSQHSDIQKHQQNWFEDLEELEKLLPQSPEIENVRRRHEFLVHLGTQLTNLATVKSETSLADSQQDFRAINAFDRDIDFFLDELIENSRKQMHLAKQELQQVQQISHFFSYGIVFLILAIFVSKFFFILRPVIQSLHKLQAGATAIGAGDLEYRLNIQSGDEIEQVSNEFNRMADKLAESYNVLVERSQELSKLNDSLETEITERKEAEAELQQALHELQKTQSQLIQTEKMSSLGQLVAGVAHEINNPVNFIHGNIAHVNEYTKGLLEILYLYQQEYPNPKQKIQQKAEDIELEFLVEDMPKILSSMKMGTQRIKDIVLSLRNFSRLDEAEMKAVDIHEGIDSTLLILQNRLKARSEHSAIEIIKEYGNLPLVECYPGQLNQVFMNIISNAIDALDSYNQKRSQQEISNNPSKITIRTELVNNNRVVVLIADNGSGMTPEVKRKLFDPFFTTKPVGQGTGLGLSISYKIIVEKHAGVLRCESELGKGTEFWIEISLCQKNYRQSLHNTISL from the coding sequence ATGAATATTTCTACTAAATTTATAGGTGCTTCTGCTTTTTTTGTCGGGCTGATTGCTGTTGTCTTGGGTGGGAGTACAATCTGGCGTAACCAAATGGAAACTTCTGCTCACAAGAAGTTGGAGCAAGCCAGCCGTACTATTGAATTAGCTTGGAAATTAGAGGCAGATGTAGCATATGAAGTCCAAGCACTGAAAGACTATGTGTTCCTCAAAAGTCAACACTCAGACATACAAAAGCATCAACAAAATTGGTTTGAAGATCTTGAGGAGTTGGAAAAACTATTGCCCCAGTCTCCTGAAATAGAGAACGTTCGTCGCCGTCATGAATTTCTTGTTCACTTGGGAACACAACTGACAAATTTGGCAACTGTCAAATCAGAAACATCTTTGGCAGATTCTCAACAAGATTTTCGCGCCATTAATGCTTTTGATAGAGATATTGACTTCTTTTTAGATGAGTTGATTGAAAATTCCCGCAAGCAAATGCACTTGGCTAAACAAGAATTACAACAAGTTCAGCAAATTTCACATTTTTTTTCCTATGGGATTGTATTTCTTATCCTGGCTATTTTTGTTAGTAAGTTTTTCTTCATCTTGCGTCCGGTAATCCAATCCTTGCACAAATTACAGGCGGGAGCTACAGCAATTGGTGCTGGTGATTTAGAATACCGTCTGAACATTCAAAGTGGTGATGAAATTGAGCAAGTTTCTAACGAATTTAACCGTATGGCAGACAAACTTGCTGAATCCTACAATGTCTTGGTTGAGCGCAGTCAGGAATTGAGTAAACTTAATGACAGCTTAGAAACCGAAATTACTGAACGAAAAGAGGCAGAGGCAGAACTCCAGCAAGCCTTACACGAACTCCAGAAAACTCAATCTCAACTGATTCAAACCGAGAAAATGTCTAGCCTTGGTCAACTTGTAGCAGGGGTAGCACATGAAATTAACAATCCCGTTAACTTTATTCACGGTAATATTGCTCACGTAAATGAATATACTAAGGGCTTGCTAGAAATATTATACCTTTACCAACAAGAGTACCCCAATCCAAAACAGAAAATTCAGCAGAAGGCTGAGGATATCGAGTTAGAGTTTCTTGTTGAAGATATGCCCAAAATACTCAGTTCTATGAAAATGGGAACTCAACGAATTAAGGATATTGTCCTGTCTTTACGCAACTTCTCCCGCCTAGATGAGGCAGAGATGAAAGCAGTCGATATTCACGAAGGTATAGACAGTACTCTACTGATTTTACAAAATCGTCTCAAAGCTAGATCAGAACATTCAGCGATTGAAATTATTAAGGAGTATGGCAACTTACCTTTAGTAGAGTGCTATCCAGGGCAATTGAATCAGGTGTTTATGAATATTATTAGTAATGCTATTGATGCTTTGGATAGTTACAATCAGAAGCGCTCCCAACAGGAGATTAGCAATAACCCTAGCAAAATTACAATTCGTACCGAGCTTGTGAATAATAACAGAGTGGTGGTGCTAATTGCTGACAATGGTTCAGGTATGACTCCAGAGGTAAAGCGCAAGCTGTTCGATCCATTTTTTACTACTAAACCTGTAGGTCAAGGAACAGGGTTAGGTTTATCAATTAGCTATAAAATTATTGTGGAAAAACACGCAGGCGTGCTGCGGTGTGAGTCAGAATTAGGGAAAGGAACAGAGTTCTGGATTGAAATTTCCTTATGTCAAAAAAATTATCGACAGTCGCTACATAACACCATCTCTCTTTAA
- a CDS encoding alpha-hydroxy acid oxidase yields MGEINKLLNLFEYEKQAKKCLSQMTWDYYSSGAWDEITLRDNRAAFNRIKLRPRIMVDVSDRLLATTVLNQPLQIPLLIAPMAFQCLAHREGELATATTASKAGVGMVLSTLSTQSMEDVADAYHPLNPTAPLWFQLYIHRDRELTRALVERAYAAGYNALCVTVDAPVLGRRERDTRNQFTLPPGLQLGNLTNLSELNIPIEQGESGLFTYFARQLDAAVTWRDLEWLQSLCPLPLVIKGILRGDDAARAVECGAKAIIVSNHGGRQLDGAIASLDALAEVVAAVDGRAEVLLDGGIRRGTDVMKAIALGAKAVLIGRPVLWGLALAGEAGVADVIEILRDELDVAMALSGCAKLQDIDTSLLTINS; encoded by the coding sequence ATGGGAGAGATAAACAAACTGCTGAATTTATTTGAGTACGAAAAGCAAGCGAAGAAGTGTCTATCTCAGATGACTTGGGATTACTACTCAAGTGGTGCTTGGGATGAAATCACATTGCGAGATAACCGAGCTGCTTTTAACAGAATTAAACTGCGTCCGCGTATAATGGTAGATGTGAGCGATCGCCTTTTGGCAACCACAGTGTTGAATCAACCCCTACAAATACCACTGTTGATTGCTCCGATGGCATTTCAGTGCCTTGCCCATCGAGAGGGAGAATTAGCAACAGCAACTACTGCATCAAAGGCAGGTGTAGGCATGGTGTTGAGTACGCTGTCAACTCAAAGTATGGAAGATGTGGCAGATGCTTATCACCCGCTAAATCCTACAGCACCCTTGTGGTTTCAATTATATATTCATCGCGATCGCGAACTGACTCGTGCTTTGGTAGAGCGTGCTTATGCGGCAGGTTACAATGCTCTATGTGTAACTGTGGATGCACCTGTACTCGGACGTCGGGAACGAGATACACGCAACCAATTTACTTTACCACCAGGTTTGCAACTTGGTAACCTTACTAATCTATCGGAACTCAATATTCCTATTGAGCAGGGAGAATCTGGATTATTTACTTATTTTGCTCGGCAGTTAGATGCAGCGGTAACTTGGCGCGATTTGGAATGGTTGCAATCTTTATGCCCCCTGCCATTGGTAATTAAAGGAATTTTACGGGGTGATGATGCTGCCCGTGCTGTTGAGTGCGGTGCCAAGGCGATAATAGTTTCCAATCACGGTGGGCGTCAATTAGACGGAGCGATCGCTTCTTTGGATGCGTTGGCTGAAGTGGTAGCGGCTGTAGATGGACGTGCTGAAGTGCTTTTAGACGGTGGTATCCGTAGAGGTACTGATGTCATGAAAGCGATCGCATTGGGAGCGAAAGCTGTACTAATAGGTCGTCCAGTCTTGTGGGGATTAGCTTTGGCAGGAGAGGCGGGTGTAGCTGATGTTATTGAAATTTTACGCGATGAACTAGATGTGGCAATGGCATTAAGTGGTTGTGCAAAATTACAAGATATTGATACTAGTTTATTGACCATCAATAGTTAA
- a CDS encoding fasciclin domain-containing protein yields MKTSKGNFRKTLLSIFGVGSLFALSACSQPTADNTTTPSISSPIAGASPANTTPIKETPAGTTANQTFAELAQSPASQGSFKTLTKAVAAAGLTEQLSAKGPYTVFAPTDAAFNALPKGTVENLLKPENKQQLVRLLTYHVVPGQVTSSQFTSGDVKTVEGSPVKVKVNSTNNAITVNDARVTQADILAKNGVIHIVDKVILPPKS; encoded by the coding sequence ATGAAAACAAGCAAAGGTAATTTCCGAAAAACTTTGTTGAGTATTTTTGGTGTGGGTAGTCTTTTTGCTTTATCTGCTTGCAGTCAACCGACGGCAGATAATACAACTACTCCTTCGATTAGCTCACCCATCGCTGGAGCTTCTCCAGCTAACACTACACCCATAAAGGAAACTCCTGCTGGTACAACTGCAAACCAAACTTTTGCAGAACTTGCACAGTCACCAGCCAGCCAAGGATCTTTTAAGACTTTAACAAAAGCAGTAGCAGCAGCTGGCTTAACCGAGCAATTGTCTGCAAAAGGCCCTTATACTGTATTTGCACCTACTGATGCTGCTTTTAACGCTCTACCAAAAGGTACTGTAGAAAATCTTCTCAAACCAGAAAATAAGCAACAGTTAGTCAGGCTTCTTACTTACCATGTTGTACCAGGGCAAGTCACCTCCAGTCAATTTACATCTGGAGACGTAAAAACAGTTGAGGGTTCTCCTGTCAAAGTCAAAGTAAACAGTACTAATAACGCAATCACTGTAAACGATGCCAGAGTAACTCAGGCAGACATTCTAGCTAAAAATGGTGTTATTCACATCGTTGACAAAGTAATTCTGCCTCCGAAATCATAA
- a CDS encoding aromatic ring-hydroxylating dioxygenase subunit alpha → MNVNSQPVNSNRQTKNFNNPERFIEGWYWAIPSHKLRVNQVKPLTLLGRELAIYRGKDGKVVTFDAYCPHMGAHLAEGKVEDNGLRCFFHNWKFDADGSCVDVPCLGETLPIKLKTWPTAEKYGMIWIWTGKTPQQPLPFVPELADAECDTAFSARFVKNCHPNVVMINAIDAHHFNTVHNFPVDIVFEKHEVNENAVIFNNTTRGGDNSLFLKLIRPFYKNAVTYSMCYWYGSTGTVTVGPDFLHFHIMFALRLLEGGKTEGQTILITKKRQGIHGWLLNRIVLWLTNLVGNYFAKGDTRIFQTIKFDLKTPIKADLSILQFIQHVEKQKALAWGNWQLVMARWGDGETWRQGKVREMND, encoded by the coding sequence ATGAACGTTAACTCGCAGCCTGTTAACTCGAATCGCCAAACCAAAAATTTTAATAATCCAGAGCGTTTTATCGAGGGATGGTACTGGGCTATTCCTTCCCACAAGCTGCGTGTGAACCAGGTAAAACCTCTGACTCTTTTAGGCAGAGAATTAGCTATTTACCGTGGCAAAGACGGCAAAGTAGTTACTTTTGATGCCTACTGTCCACATATGGGCGCTCACCTGGCTGAAGGCAAAGTCGAGGATAATGGACTCCGTTGCTTTTTCCACAACTGGAAATTTGATGCTGATGGCAGTTGTGTTGATGTCCCTTGTTTGGGAGAAACACTTCCCATCAAGCTAAAAACTTGGCCTACTGCCGAAAAGTATGGAATGATTTGGATTTGGACTGGCAAAACTCCACAACAACCCCTGCCCTTTGTTCCAGAATTGGCAGACGCAGAATGCGATACCGCCTTTAGTGCGCGTTTTGTTAAAAACTGTCACCCCAACGTCGTGATGATTAACGCTATTGATGCCCATCACTTCAATACAGTTCATAACTTCCCAGTAGATATAGTTTTTGAGAAACATGAGGTGAACGAAAACGCCGTTATTTTTAACAACACCACACGCGGAGGTGATAATTCTTTATTCTTAAAGCTAATTCGTCCTTTCTACAAAAATGCTGTTACCTATAGTATGTGCTATTGGTATGGCAGCACTGGTACGGTAACTGTAGGCCCCGATTTTTTGCATTTCCACATCATGTTTGCCCTGCGCCTTTTAGAAGGGGGAAAAACTGAAGGTCAAACTATACTAATTACCAAGAAGCGCCAGGGTATTCACGGTTGGTTGTTGAATCGAATTGTGCTTTGGCTAACTAATTTAGTAGGCAACTACTTCGCCAAGGGTGACACCAGAATTTTCCAAACAATTAAGTTTGACTTAAAAACCCCTATTAAGGCAGACTTATCCATTCTTCAGTTTATCCAACACGTTGAGAAACAGAAAGCCCTTGCTTGGGGAAACTGGCAGCTAGTAATGGCGAGATGGGGTGATGGGGAGACTTGGAGACAAGGAAAAGTAAGGGAGATGAATGATTGA